A stretch of Bradyrhizobium sp. CCBAU 53338 DNA encodes these proteins:
- the pqqC gene encoding pyrroloquinoline-quinone synthase PqqC, whose translation MTALSIGKDIRLNSAEELEATLRHIGATRYHSLHPFHKLLHGGKLNKGQVQAWALNRYYYQSTIPIKDAVVISRFRDRATRLEWRHRIEDHDGDVGSEGGIERWLKLTEGLGLDTAYVESTEGILPATRFAVEAYVHYCREKSPLEAIASSLTELFAPSIHEERIAGMLQHYDFVNPDIMSYFKRRLTQAPRDANFALDYVRTHATTPEQRALVCNALIFKTNVLWVQLDALQHAYVEGNIPPGAFVPKAS comes from the coding sequence ATGACCGCGCTCTCGATCGGCAAGGACATCAGGCTGAATTCGGCCGAAGAGCTCGAGGCGACGCTGCGCCATATCGGCGCGACGCGCTATCACAGCCTGCATCCGTTCCATAAGCTGCTGCACGGCGGCAAGCTGAACAAGGGCCAGGTACAGGCCTGGGCGCTGAACCGCTACTATTACCAGAGCACGATCCCGATCAAGGACGCGGTGGTGATCTCGCGCTTCCGCGACCGCGCCACGCGGCTGGAATGGCGCCACCGCATCGAGGACCATGACGGCGATGTCGGCTCCGAGGGCGGCATCGAGCGCTGGCTGAAGCTGACCGAAGGCCTCGGGCTCGACACGGCCTATGTGGAATCGACCGAGGGAATTCTCCCTGCAACGCGCTTTGCGGTGGAGGCTTACGTCCATTACTGCCGCGAGAAGAGCCCGTTGGAGGCGATCGCCTCTTCGCTTACGGAGCTGTTCGCGCCGAGCATTCACGAAGAGCGCATCGCCGGCATGTTACAGCATTACGACTTCGTCAATCCTGACATCATGAGCTATTTCAAGCGCCGCCTGACGCAGGCGCCGCGCGATGCCAACTTTGCACTCGACTATGTCAGGACCCATGCGACGACGCCGGAGCAGCGCGCGCTTGTGTGCAACGCGCTGATCTTCAAGACCAACGTGCTGTGGGTGCAGTTAGATGCGCTCCAGCACGCCTATGTCGAGGGCAACATTCCGCCGGGCGCGTTCGTGCCCAAAGCGAGTTAG
- a CDS encoding 2-oxoacid:ferredoxin oxidoreductase subunit beta: MTYIAKPKFHHPGLKKNDLGYTHRDYEGKISTLCAGCGHDSITASIIEACYELSIEPHRVAKISGIGCSSKTPDYFLGNSHGFNSVHGRMPSVLTGANLANRDLIYLGVSGDGDSASIGFGQFAHSIRRGVNMTYIVENNGVYGLTKGQFSATADRGSKSKKGVTNTDNAIDLVAIALQLGATFVARSFSGDKTQLVPLIAAAIRHRGASFIDVISPCIAFNNHAGSTKSFDYVREHNDAVNRLDVLVGRDPIAVDYAPGTVQVVEQHDGSKIALRKIDADYDPHDRLGAQTFLAKHAAKGQIVTGLLYVDPDAEDLHSHLNTVETPLNTLEADTLCPGSAVLDKINASLR, from the coding sequence ATGACCTATATTGCCAAGCCGAAGTTCCATCATCCGGGTCTGAAGAAGAACGACCTCGGCTACACGCACCGCGACTACGAGGGAAAGATCTCGACGCTGTGCGCCGGCTGCGGCCACGACTCGATCACGGCCTCGATCATCGAGGCCTGCTACGAACTCTCGATCGAGCCGCATCGCGTCGCAAAGATCTCCGGCATCGGCTGCTCGTCGAAGACGCCGGATTACTTCCTCGGCAATTCACACGGCTTCAACTCCGTGCACGGCCGCATGCCCAGCGTGCTCACCGGCGCCAACCTCGCCAACCGCGACCTGATCTATCTCGGCGTCTCCGGCGACGGCGATTCCGCCTCGATCGGCTTCGGCCAGTTCGCGCATTCGATCCGGCGCGGCGTCAACATGACCTATATCGTCGAGAACAACGGCGTCTATGGTTTGACCAAGGGCCAGTTCTCGGCCACCGCCGACCGCGGCTCGAAGAGCAAGAAGGGCGTGACCAACACCGACAACGCCATCGACCTGGTCGCGATCGCATTGCAGCTGGGGGCGACCTTTGTCGCGCGCTCGTTCTCCGGCGACAAGACCCAGCTGGTGCCGCTGATCGCGGCCGCGATCCGGCACAGGGGCGCGTCCTTCATCGACGTCATCAGCCCCTGCATCGCCTTCAACAACCACGCGGGCTCGACCAAGAGTTTTGATTACGTCCGCGAGCACAACGATGCCGTGAACCGGCTCGACGTGCTGGTCGGCCGCGATCCCATCGCGGTGGACTATGCGCCAGGCACGGTGCAGGTGGTCGAGCAGCATGACGGCAGCAAGATCGCGCTGCGCAAGATCGACGCCGATTACGATCCGCATGACCGGCTGGGCGCCCAGACCTTCCTCGCCAAGCACGCGGCCAAGGGCCAGATCGTCACCGGGCTGCTCTATGTCGACCCGGACGCGGAAGATCTGCACAGCCATCTCAACACGGTCGAGACGCCGCTCAACACGCTGGAAGCGGACACGCTGTGCCCGGGCTCGGCGGTGCTGGACAAGATCAACGCCAGCCTGCGGTGA
- the pqqB gene encoding pyrroloquinoline quinone biosynthesis protein PqqB translates to MLRVVVLGAGAGGGVPQWNCGCQGCRAARSHGHELFRTQASVAFSGDGEHWFLINASPDLRQQLNATPQLHPKAGALRHTPVAGVILTNSEVDAVAGLLSMREGSPFTVYAHEKVLAIMASNSIFNVLNEKNVKRQPIGISEPFEPRLPDGARSGLEVLAFAVPGKSAWYLEGKAHPGGESGDGDTLGLKITDKSSGKCFYFIAACAEITDALKAEIDGAALVFFDGTVWEDDEMIRAGLGHKTGKSMGHVAMSGDDGAIARLADLNIDRKIFLHINNSNPALLPASPERKIAEAAGWQIPADGTEIVL, encoded by the coding sequence ATGCTTCGCGTCGTCGTCCTGGGCGCCGGGGCTGGCGGCGGAGTCCCGCAATGGAATTGCGGGTGTCAGGGCTGCCGCGCGGCCCGCAGCCATGGACATGAGCTTTTTCGAACCCAGGCCTCGGTTGCCTTCAGCGGCGACGGCGAGCACTGGTTTCTGATCAACGCCTCCCCTGATCTGCGCCAGCAATTGAATGCCACGCCGCAGCTCCATCCCAAGGCGGGCGCGCTGCGCCACACGCCTGTCGCAGGCGTGATCCTGACCAACAGCGAGGTCGATGCGGTCGCGGGCCTGCTGTCGATGCGCGAGGGCTCGCCGTTCACGGTCTATGCGCACGAGAAGGTGCTGGCGATCATGGCCAGCAACAGCATCTTCAACGTGCTGAACGAGAAGAACGTCAAGCGCCAGCCGATCGGGATCAGCGAGCCGTTCGAGCCACGGTTGCCCGACGGCGCGCGCTCAGGCCTCGAAGTGCTGGCCTTCGCGGTGCCCGGCAAGTCGGCCTGGTATCTGGAAGGCAAGGCGCATCCCGGCGGCGAGAGCGGCGACGGCGATACGCTGGGGCTGAAGATCACCGACAAGTCATCAGGCAAGTGCTTCTACTTCATCGCCGCCTGCGCCGAAATCACCGACGCGCTCAAGGCCGAGATCGACGGTGCGGCGCTGGTGTTCTTCGACGGCACGGTGTGGGAGGACGACGAGATGATCAGGGCCGGGCTCGGCCACAAGACCGGCAAGAGCATGGGCCACGTCGCAATGTCCGGCGACGACGGTGCGATTGCACGGTTGGCAGACCTCAATATCGACAGGAAGATATTTCTGCATATCAACAACTCGAACCCGGCGCTGCTGCCCGCCTCGCCCGAACGCAAGATTGCCGAGGCGGCGGGATGGCAGATACCGGCCGACGGAACGGAGATCGTGCTGTGA
- the pqqD gene encoding pyrroloquinoline quinone biosynthesis peptide chaperone PqqD gives MAGPRNISVSEASRPVLPRHAKLKYDETRKVWVILAPERVLAPDEIAVEVLQLCDGKRNVGDVSDQLAAKYAAPREAILTDVIAMLQDLADKGFLTEAREKTP, from the coding sequence ATGGCCGGGCCGCGGAACATCAGCGTCAGCGAGGCAAGCCGCCCCGTGCTGCCGCGGCATGCCAAGCTGAAATACGACGAGACGCGAAAGGTCTGGGTGATCCTGGCGCCGGAACGCGTGCTGGCGCCCGACGAGATCGCCGTCGAGGTCTTGCAGCTCTGCGACGGCAAGCGCAATGTCGGCGACGTGTCCGATCAACTGGCGGCGAAATACGCGGCTCCGCGCGAGGCGATCCTGACCGATGTCATCGCCATGCTGCAGGATCTCGCCGACAAGGGCTTTCTCACGGAGGCCAGGGAGAAGACGCCATGA
- a CDS encoding 2-oxoacid:acceptor oxidoreductase subunit alpha, which produces MSDKKPISSVNDFVVRFANVNGSGSASANEMFARAILRHGVPVSPRNIFPSNIQGLPTWYEVRVTEDGHLGARGGVDMMVAMNPQTWDKDVAGIEPGGYLFYDSTKPMPSTKFRDDISVIGVPLTAITNSTYTDPRQRQLFKNIIYLGALSALLEMDPKLIEQLIGEQYKGKEKLLSSNVHALHLGRDWALQNLKCPIGLRVKKSDKVGDRIFIEGNSAAALGAVYGGATVCAWYPITPSSSVAEAFTAHCKKYRHDPETGKAKYAIVQGEDELASIGIVIGASWNGARAFTATSGPGISLMTEFIGLSYFAEIPAVIMNIQRAGPSTGMPTRTQQCDIIACAYASHGDTKHVLLFPEDPAEAFEFAAAAFDLAERLQTTIFLMLDLDIGMNHRLCRPLKWDDAKQYDRGKVMTAEMLEEGRDFGRYLDVDGDGIPYRTYPGTHPTKGSYFTRGTSRDRYARYSEEGSVYADNMQRLVRKFETAQDLVPRPLQANAERPTKYGVIYFGSTSPAMDEAIGLLEARGHQLDRLRIRAFPFHSSVASFLAEHDFVYVVEQNRDSQLRQLIVNENGIDPVRLVPIVHYDGTPITARFIAKAIGDHQDHLKVTPLRKAVS; this is translated from the coding sequence ATGTCCGACAAAAAGCCGATCAGCAGCGTAAACGACTTCGTCGTCCGCTTCGCCAACGTCAACGGCTCGGGCTCGGCCAGCGCCAACGAAATGTTCGCGCGGGCGATCCTGCGCCATGGCGTGCCGGTGTCCCCGCGCAACATCTTCCCCTCCAACATCCAGGGTCTGCCGACCTGGTACGAGGTGCGCGTGACCGAAGACGGCCATCTCGGCGCCCGCGGCGGCGTCGACATGATGGTGGCGATGAATCCGCAGACCTGGGACAAGGACGTCGCCGGCATCGAGCCGGGCGGCTATCTGTTCTACGATTCCACCAAGCCGATGCCGTCGACCAAATTCCGCGACGACATCTCCGTGATCGGCGTTCCCCTCACCGCCATCACCAACTCGACCTACACCGATCCGCGCCAGCGCCAGCTGTTCAAGAACATCATCTATCTCGGCGCGCTCAGTGCGCTGCTCGAGATGGATCCGAAACTGATCGAGCAACTGATCGGCGAGCAATACAAGGGCAAGGAGAAGCTGCTCTCCTCCAACGTCCACGCGCTGCATCTCGGCCGCGACTGGGCTCTGCAGAACCTGAAATGCCCGATCGGGCTGCGGGTGAAGAAATCCGACAAGGTCGGCGATCGCATCTTCATCGAGGGCAACAGCGCAGCCGCCCTCGGCGCCGTCTACGGCGGCGCAACCGTCTGCGCCTGGTATCCGATCACACCGTCCTCGTCGGTGGCGGAAGCCTTCACTGCCCACTGCAAGAAGTACCGGCACGATCCCGAAACGGGCAAGGCGAAATATGCGATCGTTCAGGGCGAGGACGAGCTGGCATCGATCGGCATCGTCATCGGTGCCTCCTGGAACGGCGCGCGCGCCTTCACCGCCACTTCGGGCCCCGGCATCTCGCTGATGACCGAATTCATCGGCCTCTCATACTTTGCCGAGATCCCGGCCGTGATCATGAACATCCAGCGCGCCGGCCCCTCCACGGGCATGCCGACCCGCACCCAGCAATGCGACATCATCGCCTGCGCCTATGCTTCGCACGGCGACACCAAGCATGTGCTGCTGTTCCCGGAAGATCCGGCCGAGGCGTTCGAGTTCGCGGCGGCCGCCTTCGATCTCGCCGAGCGGCTGCAGACCACGATCTTCCTGATGCTCGACCTCGACATCGGCATGAACCATCGGCTCTGCCGGCCGCTGAAGTGGGACGATGCCAAGCAGTATGACCGCGGCAAGGTGATGACCGCGGAGATGCTGGAAGAAGGTCGCGACTTCGGCCGCTATCTCGACGTCGACGGCGACGGCATCCCCTATCGTACCTATCCCGGCACGCATCCAACCAAGGGCTCCTACTTCACCCGCGGCACCTCGCGTGATCGCTATGCGCGCTATTCCGAGGAAGGCTCGGTCTATGCCGACAACATGCAGCGGCTCGTGCGCAAGTTCGAGACCGCGCAGGACCTGGTGCCGCGGCCGCTGCAGGCCAATGCCGAACGGCCGACAAAATATGGCGTGATCTATTTCGGCTCGACCTCCCCGGCGATGGACGAGGCGATCGGGTTGCTCGAGGCGCGCGGGCATCAGCTCGACCGCCTGCGCATCCGCGCCTTCCCGTTCCACTCCAGCGTGGCGAGCTTCCTCGCCGAGCACGACTTCGTCTACGTCGTCGAGCAGAACCGCGACAGCCAGCTCCGTCAACTCATCGTCAACGAGAACGGGATCGATCCCGTCCGCCTCGTGCCGATCGTGCACTATGACGGCACCCCGATCACCGCGCGCTTCATCGCAAAAGCCATTGGCGACCACCAGGATCACCTCAAGGTGACCCCGCTCCGCAAGGCCGTGTCATGA
- the pip gene encoding prolyl aminopeptidase produces the protein MMPDADAGTAARRADPFAPLTSDMLDVGDGFELYVESVGCAGGIPSVYLHGGPGSGCQPDHRRLFDPERMHAVLFDQRGCGRSRPKGSREHNTTAHLIADMEKIREKFGFERWMVVGGSWGATLALAYAEAHPERVSGIALRATFLGTQGEVETAFTSRLAEFHPALYEDFLSVLPPEERAQPVQAYYRRILDADPAVHGPASRAWHDTERALSEHKAAKTRIDLASLNVWRTLPATPFMEAHYFINNSFMSEDQLLRNADRLKGIPGIIVQGRYDLLCPPETSARLAKAWPGSEVRIVEEAGHSLYDAGVRDAVMKSIADLASKAAR, from the coding sequence ATGATGCCTGACGCCGACGCAGGCACCGCGGCCAGACGCGCCGATCCCTTTGCGCCGCTGACCTCAGACATGCTCGACGTCGGCGACGGCTTCGAGCTTTATGTCGAAAGCGTCGGCTGCGCCGGCGGCATCCCCTCGGTCTATCTGCATGGCGGCCCCGGCTCCGGCTGCCAGCCCGACCACCGCCGTCTGTTCGATCCCGAGCGCATGCATGCGGTGCTGTTCGACCAGCGCGGCTGCGGCCGCAGCCGGCCGAAGGGCTCGCGCGAGCACAACACCACGGCGCATCTGATCGCGGACATGGAGAAGATCCGCGAAAAATTCGGATTCGAACGCTGGATGGTGGTCGGCGGCTCCTGGGGCGCGACGCTGGCGCTGGCGTATGCAGAGGCCCATCCCGAGCGCGTTTCCGGCATTGCGCTGCGTGCGACGTTTCTGGGCACGCAAGGCGAAGTCGAGACCGCTTTCACCTCGCGCCTGGCAGAATTCCATCCCGCGCTCTACGAGGATTTTCTGAGCGTGCTGCCGCCGGAAGAGCGCGCCCAACCGGTACAAGCCTATTATCGCCGCATCCTCGATGCCGATCCCGCCGTGCACGGCCCGGCCTCGCGCGCCTGGCACGATACCGAGCGCGCGCTGTCGGAGCACAAGGCGGCCAAGACGCGGATCGACCTCGCCTCGCTCAACGTCTGGCGCACGTTGCCGGCGACGCCGTTCATGGAGGCGCATTATTTCATCAACAACTCCTTCATGAGCGAAGACCAGCTGTTGCGAAACGCTGACAGGCTCAAAGGCATTCCCGGCATCATCGTGCAGGGCCGCTACGATCTGTTGTGCCCTCCTGAGACATCGGCGCGGCTCGCAAAAGCTTGGCCGGGTTCCGAGGTCAGGATCGTGGAAGAGGCCGGACATTCGCTCTATGATGCCGGCGTGCGGGACGCGGTCATGAAGTCGATCGCCGATCTCGCGTCGAAGGCCGCGCGCTGA
- the pqqE gene encoding pyrroloquinoline quinone biosynthesis protein PqqE translates to MSDVLPIVPPHAGDSLAVLEKQRSTAETFGIPLAVLLEITHRCPLQCPYCSNPVELDRSGKELTTDEWKKVLSELAEIGVLQVHFSGGEPTARKDLVELVKHASDVGLYTNLITSAVLLTRERLSELADAGLCHVQISFQGIEEGLADRVAGYKGGHRKKLEVAKWTRELDLPLTVNAVMHRQNLHQLPEIIQMSIDLDADRLEVANVQYYGWALKNRAALMPTVAQLDECTRIVEEARERLKGTLAIDYVVPDYYALRPKKCMGGWGRQFFNISPAGKVLPCHAAESITGLEFESVRSNHSIAWIWQNSEAFNRYRGTGWMKEPCKSCEFREIDFGGCRCQAFALTGDAANTDPACALSPLHETIFKQAEREAEGETNRFLYRNFAGGTLESGNDA, encoded by the coding sequence ATGAGCGATGTGCTCCCAATCGTCCCGCCTCATGCCGGCGACAGCCTCGCGGTGCTGGAAAAGCAACGCTCGACGGCGGAGACCTTCGGCATCCCGCTCGCGGTGCTGCTCGAGATCACCCATCGCTGCCCGCTGCAATGTCCCTATTGCTCCAACCCGGTCGAGCTGGACCGCTCGGGCAAGGAGCTGACCACGGACGAATGGAAGAAGGTGCTGAGCGAGCTCGCCGAGATCGGCGTGCTGCAGGTGCACTTCTCCGGCGGCGAGCCGACGGCGCGGAAAGACCTGGTCGAGCTGGTGAAGCATGCCAGCGACGTCGGCCTCTACACCAACCTGATCACCTCTGCCGTGCTGCTGACGCGCGAGCGGCTCAGCGAGCTTGCGGACGCCGGACTGTGCCACGTGCAGATCTCGTTCCAGGGCATCGAGGAAGGCCTCGCCGATCGCGTCGCCGGCTACAAGGGCGGCCACCGCAAGAAGCTCGAAGTCGCGAAGTGGACGCGCGAGCTGGATTTGCCGCTGACCGTCAACGCAGTGATGCACCGGCAGAATTTGCACCAGCTCCCCGAGATCATCCAGATGTCCATCGATCTCGACGCCGACCGGCTCGAGGTCGCCAATGTCCAGTATTACGGCTGGGCGCTGAAGAACCGCGCCGCGCTGATGCCGACCGTGGCGCAACTCGACGAATGCACCCGCATCGTCGAGGAGGCGCGCGAGCGGCTGAAGGGCACGCTCGCGATCGACTACGTGGTGCCCGACTATTACGCGCTGCGACCGAAGAAATGCATGGGCGGCTGGGGCCGGCAGTTCTTCAACATCTCGCCCGCCGGCAAGGTGCTGCCGTGCCACGCCGCCGAGAGCATCACCGGGCTCGAGTTCGAATCGGTGCGCTCCAACCATTCGATCGCCTGGATCTGGCAGAACTCGGAGGCCTTCAATCGCTATCGCGGCACCGGCTGGATGAAGGAGCCCTGCAAGAGTTGCGAATTCCGCGAGATCGATTTCGGCGGCTGCCGCTGCCAGGCCTTCGCGCTGACCGGCGATGCCGCCAACACCGACCCTGCCTGCGCGCTGTCGCCGCTGCACGAGACCATCTTCAAGCAGGCCGAGCGCGAGGCCGAGGGCGAGACCAACCGCTTCCTCTACCGCAACTTCGCCGGCGGCACCCTGGAATCCGGGAATGATGCCTGA
- the pqqA gene encoding pyrroloquinoline quinone precursor peptide PqqA has translation MAWKAPKIVEVPCGMEINMYVSATRK, from the coding sequence ATGGCCTGGAAAGCCCCCAAGATCGTCGAAGTGCCCTGCGGCATGGAAATCAACATGTATGTGAGCGCCACCCGCAAGTGA
- a CDS encoding DUF4286 family protein, with protein MPLAGTGMLLTSMNIDAADEADFNRWYDREHLEERVAIEGFLEARRYVAHAANPKYLSLYSTATLEVLDSPAYRARLANQTEWSRRTMAHFKDMLRVVARITISKGTGRGAALGLVRLRPTPDNAGAWRDALQEKLAPQDRASIISMHLLESEPELSGATADIPAVRNEGARDWFVLIDGTHVGAVSAVIAERFTGPAAAPFPLPVSVGTYNLMWDLAKGDITSR; from the coding sequence ATGCCGCTCGCCGGGACAGGCATGCTGCTGACGTCGATGAACATCGACGCAGCGGACGAAGCCGATTTCAACCGCTGGTACGATCGCGAGCATCTGGAAGAGCGCGTCGCGATCGAGGGCTTTCTGGAGGCGCGCCGCTATGTCGCGCACGCCGCCAATCCCAAATATCTCTCGCTGTACTCGACCGCGACGCTGGAGGTGCTCGACAGTCCCGCCTACCGCGCGCGGCTCGCCAACCAGACCGAATGGTCGCGGCGAACCATGGCGCATTTCAAGGACATGCTGCGCGTGGTCGCACGCATCACCATCAGCAAGGGCACCGGCCGCGGCGCCGCGCTCGGCCTGGTGCGGCTGCGCCCCACGCCGGACAATGCCGGCGCATGGCGTGATGCACTGCAAGAAAAATTGGCGCCACAAGACCGCGCAAGCATCATCTCGATGCATCTGCTCGAAAGCGAGCCGGAATTGTCGGGCGCCACGGCGGATATTCCAGCCGTGCGCAACGAAGGTGCACGCGACTGGTTCGTGCTGATCGATGGCACGCATGTCGGCGCGGTCTCGGCCGTCATTGCCGAACGCTTCACCGGCCCGGCCGCCGCGCCGTTCCCGCTGCCCGTTTCCGTCGGCACCTACAACCTGATGTGGGATCTCGCAAAGGGCGACATCACGAGCCGCTGA
- a CDS encoding FAD-dependent oxidoreductase: protein MKPTDIAAPDYFHKVVDCQWACPAHTPVPEYIRLIAQGRYSDAYMINWKSNVFPGILGRTCDRPCEPACRRGRVEETPVAICRLKRVAADFKDDIKQRLPHPTAKNGKRVAFVGGGPASLTVARDLAPLGYHCTVFDGDPEAGGMMRTQIPKFRLPNSVIDEETGYILGLGVEFKGGHRIESMKALLAEKYDAIFVGSGAPRGRELDIPGRKEAAANIHIGIDWLSSVSFGHTDKIGKRVIVLGGGNTAMDCCRTARRLGGEKVTVIVRSGFEEMKASPWEKEDAIHEDIPILNYMVPVAFKHVAGKLIGVTFQHVKAEYDAKGRRNLVPSGDPDQTIPCDDVLVAVGQENAFPWIEQDCGIEFDKWHMPKVDPKTFVSTNPKVFFGGDAAFGPKNIIWAVAQGHDAALSIHKMLSGEDITERPLPEVNVSSQKMGIHEWSYDNDISIDKRFKVPHRDKVIALKDIKTEVELGYDVKLALGEAHRCLNCDVQTVFSTSLCIECDACADICPMDCITFTDNGEEGDLRHRLKAPSPHPDQDLYVSSDLKTGRVMVKDEDVCLHCGLCAERCPTGAWDMQKYFIEMTHAGSTCPTKSRSAA, encoded by the coding sequence ATGAAACCGACCGATATCGCGGCCCCCGACTACTTTCACAAAGTGGTCGATTGTCAGTGGGCCTGTCCGGCGCACACCCCGGTTCCCGAATACATCCGACTGATCGCGCAAGGCCGCTACAGCGACGCCTATATGATCAATTGGAAATCGAACGTGTTTCCAGGAATCCTGGGACGCACCTGCGATCGTCCGTGCGAGCCGGCGTGCCGCCGCGGACGCGTCGAGGAGACACCGGTGGCGATCTGCCGCCTCAAGCGCGTCGCCGCCGACTTCAAGGACGACATCAAGCAGCGCCTGCCGCATCCGACCGCGAAGAACGGCAAGCGCGTCGCGTTCGTCGGCGGCGGTCCCGCCTCGCTGACGGTGGCGCGCGATCTCGCACCGCTCGGCTATCACTGCACCGTGTTCGACGGCGATCCCGAAGCCGGCGGCATGATGCGGACGCAGATCCCGAAATTCCGCCTGCCCAATTCCGTCATCGACGAAGAGACCGGCTACATCCTGGGTCTCGGCGTCGAGTTCAAAGGCGGTCACCGCATCGAGAGCATGAAGGCGCTGCTCGCGGAGAAATACGACGCGATCTTCGTCGGCTCCGGCGCGCCGCGCGGCCGCGAGCTCGACATTCCCGGTCGGAAGGAAGCCGCCGCCAACATCCATATCGGCATCGATTGGCTCTCGTCCGTGTCGTTCGGCCACACCGACAAGATCGGCAAGCGCGTGATCGTGCTCGGCGGCGGCAACACGGCGATGGACTGCTGCCGCACCGCGCGCCGCCTCGGCGGCGAGAAAGTCACTGTGATCGTGCGTTCCGGCTTCGAGGAGATGAAGGCCTCGCCCTGGGAGAAGGAGGACGCGATCCACGAGGATATTCCGATCCTCAACTACATGGTGCCGGTGGCGTTCAAGCATGTCGCCGGCAAGCTCATCGGCGTCACCTTCCAGCACGTCAAGGCCGAATATGACGCCAAAGGCCGCCGCAACCTCGTGCCTTCGGGCGACCCCGATCAGACCATTCCCTGCGACGACGTGCTGGTCGCGGTCGGCCAGGAGAACGCCTTCCCCTGGATCGAGCAGGATTGCGGCATCGAGTTCGACAAATGGCACATGCCCAAGGTCGACCCGAAGACCTTCGTCTCGACCAACCCGAAGGTGTTCTTCGGCGGCGACGCGGCGTTCGGTCCGAAGAACATCATCTGGGCGGTGGCGCAGGGTCATGATGCGGCGCTGTCGATCCACAAGATGCTGTCGGGCGAGGACATCACCGAACGGCCGCTGCCGGAGGTCAACGTCTCCTCGCAGAAGATGGGCATCCATGAATGGAGCTATGACAACGACATCTCGATCGACAAGCGCTTCAAGGTGCCGCATCGCGACAAGGTGATCGCGCTGAAGGACATCAAGACCGAGGTCGAGCTCGGCTACGACGTCAAGCTCGCGCTCGGCGAAGCGCATCGCTGCCTGAACTGCGACGTGCAGACGGTGTTCTCGACCTCGCTCTGCATCGAGTGCGACGCGTGCGCCGACATCTGCCCGATGGATTGCATCACCTTCACCGACAATGGCGAGGAAGGCGATCTGCGCCATCGGCTGAAGGCGCCCTCGCCGCACCCCGACCAGGATCTCTACGTCTCCTCCGATCTCAAGACCGGGCGCGTCATGGTCAAGGACGAGGACGTCTGCCTGCATTGCGGGCTATGCGCCGAGCGGTGTCCCACCGGGGCCTGGGACATGCAGAAATATTTCATCGAGATGACTCACGCAGGTTCGACATGTCCGACAAAAAGCCGATCAGCAGCGTAA